One genomic region from Pseudoduganella lutea encodes:
- the prsR gene encoding PEP-CTERM-box response regulator transcription factor: MTQTKPKLLIIEDDPGLQKQLRWSLDAYDVVVASDREAALAQLRRHEPAVVTMDLGLPPDPDGATEGLATLAQMLALAPETKVIVLTGNQDRSHAVKAIAMGAYDFHQKPCEPDLLNLVIQRAFVLHGLQQEHRRLQQGQADSPLSGVISRDPGMLKVCRNIEKVAPSSATVMVLGESGTGKEVLARALHQLSPRAKERFMAINCAAIPETLLESELFGYEKGAFTGAVKQTKGKVELANGGTFFLDEVGDLPMPLQAKLLRFLQERVIERVGGHEEIPVDVRIICATHQNLKALAATGKFREDLYYRLSEIVLTIPPLRDRNGDSVLLAQHFKNRFCAQEGRSMLHFAPDALAQIARHDWPGNVREMENCIKRAIIMADGPAITADDLGLGLGPVEDEPLNLRQVRDEAEYKAIVKALARVDGNILKAAELLGVSRPTLYDLMDRHTIRPTVAQA, encoded by the coding sequence GTGACGCAAACCAAACCGAAGCTGTTGATCATCGAGGATGACCCGGGCCTGCAAAAGCAGCTGCGCTGGAGCCTGGATGCCTATGACGTGGTGGTGGCCAGCGACCGCGAAGCGGCATTGGCCCAGTTGCGCCGCCATGAGCCGGCCGTCGTGACGATGGACCTGGGCCTGCCTCCCGATCCCGATGGCGCCACCGAAGGCCTGGCCACGCTGGCGCAGATGCTGGCACTGGCGCCCGAGACAAAGGTGATTGTCCTGACCGGCAACCAGGACCGCAGCCATGCGGTGAAGGCGATTGCGATGGGCGCCTACGATTTCCACCAGAAACCATGCGAGCCGGATTTGCTGAACCTGGTGATCCAGCGCGCGTTCGTGCTGCATGGGCTGCAGCAGGAACACCGCCGGTTGCAGCAGGGCCAGGCCGACTCGCCACTATCCGGCGTGATCAGCCGCGACCCGGGAATGCTGAAGGTTTGCCGCAATATCGAAAAGGTGGCACCCAGTTCCGCGACAGTAATGGTGCTGGGCGAGAGCGGCACCGGCAAGGAAGTGCTGGCCCGCGCGCTGCATCAGCTGTCGCCACGGGCGAAGGAGCGGTTCATGGCGATCAATTGCGCGGCCATTCCCGAAACGCTGCTCGAATCGGAGCTGTTCGGCTACGAGAAGGGCGCCTTTACCGGTGCCGTCAAGCAGACCAAGGGCAAGGTGGAACTGGCGAACGGTGGCACGTTCTTCCTCGACGAGGTGGGCGACTTGCCGATGCCGCTGCAGGCCAAGCTGCTGCGCTTCCTGCAGGAGCGCGTGATCGAACGCGTTGGCGGCCACGAGGAAATCCCGGTCGACGTGCGGATCATCTGCGCCACGCACCAGAACCTGAAAGCGCTGGCCGCCACCGGCAAGTTCCGCGAAGACCTTTACTACCGCCTGTCCGAAATCGTGCTGACGATTCCGCCGCTGCGCGACCGCAACGGCGACTCGGTACTGCTGGCCCAGCATTTCAAGAATCGCTTCTGCGCGCAGGAAGGCCGGTCCATGTTGCACTTCGCGCCCGATGCGCTGGCGCAGATCGCCCGCCACGACTGGCCGGGCAATGTGCGCGAGATGGAAAACTGCATCAAGCGCGCCATCATCATGGCGGATGGCCCGGCGATCACGGCCGACGACCTCGGCCTGGGCCTGGGGCCTGTCGAGGACGAGCCGCTGAACCTGCGCCAGGTGCGCGACGAGGCCGAATACAAGGCGATCGTCAAGGCGCTGGCGCGGGTCGACGGCAATATCCTCAAGGCCGCCGAACTGCTTGGCGTCAGCCGTCCCACGCTGTACGACCTGATGGAC
- the prsK gene encoding XrtA/PEP-CTERM system histidine kinase PrsK: MGTTASFSYASAALAFVLLCLPLLTRWRGRPHTRLFAVACAATLPWCAAMAGLAYNAVPAVAAELAELLRTGAWTAVLFAMLGQLRAAGGARRRSSLLTFSVGLYLLLLAATLAEPVLPTGLRFQVTVIGRVGTAVLGMLLVEQLYRNAGTQSRWAIKFACLGLGGIFAYDFYMYSDMLLFRELNRDLWAARGIVNALTAPLLALSLLRSASWAGHLAVSRRMLFHSAALIGSAVYLLAMSSAAYYLRFVGGSWGSLMQLVFLFGASMLLAGILFSGRFRAWLKVFISKHFYRYNYDYRDEWLSFTRTLSHPGPGLGERTIQALAALVESPGGALWIRRDTRCEPAAHWQTAPAAVVEPADSPFCRFIEEKQWVVDLGERNTGEPSLPEWLRAIPRAWLVVPLMLHGRLHGFIVLQQPRSPVALNWEVLDLLKVAGTQAASYLAQQEADNALMLARQFDSFNRLSTFVVHDLKNLVAQLSLLTANAEKHRDNPEFQRDMQDTVSYSVQKMKLMLQKLSRTATPAHARPLAVDQVLAGAVALKAAFEPKPALHLGPPGLSVLADAERLERVLGHLIQNAIEATPRDGRVWVRVDGTADMVTIEIGDTGQGMNEAFVRERLFKPFDSTKSAGMGIGAFESREYIHELGGQLDVRSEPGQGTTFTVTLPLYRADAIGVAA; the protein is encoded by the coding sequence ATGGGCACCACCGCTTCTTTCAGTTACGCCAGCGCCGCGCTGGCGTTTGTGCTCTTGTGCCTGCCATTGCTGACCCGTTGGCGTGGCCGGCCTCATACACGCCTGTTTGCGGTCGCATGCGCCGCAACGCTGCCCTGGTGTGCGGCGATGGCTGGCCTGGCTTACAACGCGGTGCCGGCAGTGGCCGCCGAGCTGGCCGAACTGCTGCGCACCGGGGCCTGGACGGCAGTGCTGTTCGCCATGCTGGGCCAGCTACGTGCGGCCGGTGGCGCGCGGCGCCGCAGCAGCTTGCTGACATTTTCCGTCGGCTTGTACCTGCTGCTGCTGGCCGCAACGCTGGCGGAACCGGTGCTACCCACGGGATTGCGGTTCCAGGTGACGGTGATCGGCCGTGTCGGCACCGCGGTGCTGGGCATGTTGCTGGTCGAGCAGCTGTACCGCAATGCCGGTACCCAAAGCCGTTGGGCCATCAAATTTGCCTGCCTGGGCCTGGGCGGCATCTTTGCCTATGATTTCTACATGTACAGCGACATGCTGCTGTTCCGGGAGCTGAACCGTGACCTCTGGGCCGCGCGCGGCATCGTCAATGCCCTGACCGCACCACTCCTGGCGCTGTCGCTGTTGCGCAGTGCGTCCTGGGCCGGCCATCTGGCCGTATCGCGGAGGATGCTGTTCCATTCAGCGGCGCTGATCGGCTCCGCGGTTTACCTGCTGGCGATGAGTTCGGCCGCATATTACCTGCGTTTCGTCGGCGGCAGCTGGGGCTCGCTGATGCAGCTCGTGTTCTTGTTTGGCGCCTCGATGTTGCTGGCGGGGATCCTGTTTTCCGGCAGATTCCGTGCCTGGCTCAAGGTTTTCATCAGCAAGCACTTTTACCGTTACAACTACGATTACCGCGATGAATGGCTGAGTTTTACGCGCACCTTGTCGCATCCAGGCCCCGGGCTTGGGGAACGCACGATCCAGGCATTGGCGGCGCTCGTGGAAAGCCCCGGTGGTGCGCTGTGGATACGGCGCGATACGCGTTGCGAGCCCGCCGCACACTGGCAAACGGCCCCGGCAGCAGTGGTCGAGCCGGCCGATTCGCCCTTCTGCCGCTTCATTGAAGAGAAGCAGTGGGTGGTGGACCTCGGCGAGCGGAACACCGGCGAGCCGTCGCTGCCCGAATGGCTGCGTGCAATTCCGCGGGCATGGCTGGTGGTGCCGTTGATGCTGCATGGCCGCCTGCATGGCTTCATCGTGCTGCAGCAGCCGCGCAGTCCGGTCGCGCTGAACTGGGAAGTACTGGACCTGTTGAAGGTGGCCGGCACGCAGGCTGCCAGCTATCTGGCGCAGCAGGAGGCCGACAACGCACTGATGCTGGCGCGGCAGTTCGACTCGTTCAACCGGCTGTCGACCTTTGTCGTGCACGACCTGAAGAACCTGGTGGCACAGCTGTCGCTATTGACCGCCAATGCGGAAAAGCATCGCGACAATCCTGAATTCCAGCGCGACATGCAGGATACGGTAAGCTATTCCGTGCAAAAGATGAAACTGATGCTGCAGAAGCTGAGCCGCACTGCCACGCCCGCGCATGCCCGACCACTGGCCGTGGACCAGGTGCTGGCCGGCGCGGTGGCACTGAAGGCAGCGTTCGAACCCAAGCCGGCACTGCATCTGGGGCCGCCTGGCCTGTCGGTCCTGGCCGACGCCGAGCGCCTGGAGCGCGTGCTCGGGCACCTGATCCAGAATGCGATCGAGGCAACGCCGCGCGACGGCCGCGTGTGGGTGCGTGTCGATGGCACAGCCGACATGGTGACGATCGAAATCGGTGACACGGGGCAGGGCATGAACGAAGCGTTCGTGCGCGAGCGCCTGTTCAAGCCGTTCGATTCGACCAAGTCGGCCGGCATGGGCATTGGCGCCTTTGAAAGCCGGGAATACATACATGAACTGGGTGGGCAGCTCGATGTGCGCAGCGAACCAGGGCAGGGAACCACGTTTACGGTGACCCTGCCGCTGTACCGCGCGGATGCCATCGGGGTCGCCGCCTGA
- a CDS encoding TIGR03013 family XrtA/PEP-CTERM system glycosyltransferase, with protein sequence MLRISNHYISKVVFSLLFLEVLILIGSFYAGAGLRIFDGDEFVLPKLDHFFMSACVFAAAIVFSMSALGMYQVKVSEGLRNPFFLQLMPSFAMGFCILTLVFYLAPDLYFGRGILILVFCISGTGIVLARMVFLKSSELSILESRIIFVGCGHLAKECGDLATRSGSYHKYHIAGYVPMPGEEISVPRDRVLALESGKSLVQLAQQNRVSEIVVSVQNRRGGTFPIKELLDCKLYGISVTDSSTFFERETFQIRVDSVQPSWLVFGGGFDQSWVRTFMKRSFDVAASLLLLVVSLPVMLVTALAIYIEDRAPIFYSQERVGKDGHVFRVMKFRSMFTNAEQGGKPQWAAKNDPRITRVGNIIRKLRIDELPQILNVLKGEMSFVGPRPERPYFVEQLTERVPYYNVRHSIKPGITGWAQVRYGYGDSVEDAVQKLQYDLYYVKNNSLLLDVLVLIDTFKVVMFRGGR encoded by the coding sequence ATGTTAAGAATTTCCAACCACTACATATCCAAGGTAGTGTTCAGCCTGCTGTTCCTCGAGGTGCTGATACTCATCGGTTCCTTCTATGCGGGCGCGGGATTGCGGATCTTCGATGGCGACGAATTCGTCTTGCCGAAGCTCGATCATTTCTTCATGTCCGCCTGCGTGTTCGCGGCAGCGATCGTGTTCTCGATGAGCGCGCTGGGCATGTACCAGGTCAAGGTCAGTGAAGGCTTGCGCAACCCGTTCTTCCTGCAGCTCATGCCTTCGTTCGCGATGGGCTTTTGCATCCTCACGCTGGTGTTCTATCTGGCGCCCGACCTGTATTTCGGCCGCGGCATCCTGATCCTGGTGTTCTGTATTTCCGGCACCGGCATCGTGCTGGCCAGGATGGTGTTCCTGAAGAGTTCAGAACTGTCGATCCTCGAATCGCGCATCATCTTCGTCGGCTGCGGCCATCTGGCCAAGGAATGCGGCGACCTGGCCACACGCAGCGGTAGCTATCACAAGTATCACATCGCAGGTTACGTGCCCATGCCCGGTGAAGAAATTTCCGTGCCGCGCGATCGCGTTCTGGCGCTGGAGTCCGGCAAATCGCTGGTACAGCTGGCGCAGCAGAACCGGGTCAGTGAAATCGTCGTCTCCGTGCAGAACCGGCGTGGCGGCACGTTTCCGATCAAGGAGCTGCTCGATTGCAAGCTGTATGGGATCAGTGTTACCGATTCAAGCACGTTCTTCGAACGGGAGACATTCCAGATCCGCGTCGATTCCGTGCAGCCGAGCTGGCTGGTGTTCGGCGGCGGCTTCGACCAGAGCTGGGTACGCACGTTCATGAAGCGCAGCTTCGACGTTGCCGCCAGCCTGCTGCTGCTGGTGGTATCGCTGCCGGTGATGTTGGTGACGGCTCTTGCAATCTATATCGAGGACCGCGCGCCGATCTTTTACTCCCAGGAGCGCGTCGGCAAGGATGGCCACGTGTTTCGCGTGATGAAGTTCCGCAGCATGTTCACCAATGCCGAACAGGGCGGCAAGCCGCAATGGGCCGCCAAGAACGACCCCCGCATCACCCGCGTGGGCAATATCATCCGCAAATTGCGGATCGACGAGCTGCCGCAGATCCTGAATGTCCTGAAGGGCGAGATGAGTTTTGTCGGCCCCCGCCCGGAGCGGCCTTACTTTGTCGAACAATTGACTGAACGGGTACCGTACTACAACGTGCGGCACAGCATCAAACCAGGCATTACCGGCTGGGCACAGGTGCGCTACGGGTATGGCGACTCGGTCGAGGACGCCGTGCAAAAATTGCAATACGACTTGTACTACGTGAAAAATAACAGTTTGCTGCTCGACGTGCTGGTACTGATCGACACCTTCAAGGTCGTGATGTTCCGGGGAGGCCGCTGA
- a CDS encoding SDR family oxidoreductase, which yields MPAVSKFDDVVEHLGGRQYRWLVTGAAGFIGSNLVEALLKLGQRVTGLDDFSTGHQHNLDLVREAVGTHAWAGFHFIEGDIRDTDTCARACEGADFVLHEAALGSVTRSLENPQRTHDVNVTGFVNMLVAARDAKVKRFVYAASSSTYGDHPGLPKVEDRIGKPLSPYAVTKYVNELYADVFARCYGIEAIGLRYFNVFGPRQDPQGAYAAVIPQWVAAMIGDRPVFINGDGETSRDFCFIDNVVQANLLAALATTPGAANTVYNVALNERTSLNQLYHMMRELLQERFPHLRDAQPQYKDYRAGDVRHSQADITRARESLGYAPTHDIAAGLREAMDWYVQHLAIAS from the coding sequence ATGCCAGCTGTGAGTAAGTTCGACGACGTAGTGGAACACCTGGGCGGCCGGCAATACCGCTGGCTCGTGACGGGTGCCGCCGGCTTCATCGGTTCCAATCTCGTGGAAGCGCTGCTGAAACTGGGCCAGCGCGTGACGGGGCTGGACGATTTCTCCACGGGCCACCAGCACAACCTCGACCTCGTTCGCGAGGCCGTCGGCACGCATGCCTGGGCTGGCTTTCATTTCATCGAAGGCGACATTCGCGATACCGACACGTGTGCCCGCGCCTGCGAGGGCGCCGACTTCGTGCTGCACGAAGCGGCCCTGGGGTCCGTTACCCGGTCGCTGGAAAATCCGCAGCGCACGCACGACGTGAACGTGACCGGGTTCGTCAACATGCTGGTTGCGGCGCGCGACGCGAAGGTGAAACGATTCGTGTACGCCGCCTCCAGCTCTACTTATGGCGACCATCCCGGCCTGCCGAAGGTCGAAGACCGGATCGGCAAGCCGCTGTCGCCGTATGCCGTGACCAAGTACGTCAACGAACTGTATGCCGACGTGTTTGCCCGTTGCTACGGTATCGAGGCGATCGGGCTGCGCTACTTCAACGTCTTCGGCCCGCGCCAGGACCCCCAAGGTGCGTATGCCGCCGTGATACCCCAGTGGGTAGCGGCGATGATCGGTGATCGTCCCGTGTTCATCAACGGCGACGGTGAAACCAGCCGCGATTTCTGCTTCATCGACAACGTGGTGCAGGCCAACCTGCTGGCTGCACTGGCGACCACGCCGGGCGCGGCAAACACCGTCTACAACGTGGCGCTGAATGAGCGCACGAGCCTTAACCAGCTGTATCACATGATGCGCGAACTGTTGCAGGAACGGTTCCCGCACCTGCGCGATGCGCAACCGCAGTACAAGGACTACAGGGCCGGCGACGTGCGCCATTCGCAGGCCGATATTACCCGGGCGCGTGAATCACTGGGCTATGCTCCGACGCATGACATTGCCGCCGGGCTCAGGGAAGCAATGGATTGGTACGTGCAACACCTGGCGATCGCCAGCTGA
- a CDS encoding nucleotide sugar dehydrogenase, producing the protein MENDQIVAVVGLGYVGLPLAVEFGKKRTTIGFDLSEAKVENYRRFVDPTGEVSTDDLKAARHLSVTTDPAALAQADYIVVAVPTPVDIAHNPDFGPLIGASTSVGKHLKRGAIVVYESTVYPGATEEICIPILEKQSGLKWKEDFHIGFSPERINPGDKQHTLTTILKVVSGDDAPTLEAVAKLYESIITAGVYRASSVKVAEAAKVIENTQRDLNIALMNELAIIFDKIGIDTLEVLQAAGTKWNFLPFRPGLVGGHCIGVDPYYLTHKAEMVGYHPQVILAGRRINDGMAKFVAEKTVKEMIATGCHVKGAKVNVLGLTFKENCPDLRNSKVADVVAELQSYGLDVHVYDPVAEADEAMHEYGIKLESWESLPRADAVVAAVSHKELLALSLTDLASKLNDGGCFIDVKSQFPLSGLREAGYAVWRL; encoded by the coding sequence ATGGAAAACGATCAAATCGTTGCAGTTGTGGGGCTGGGCTATGTAGGTCTGCCCTTGGCGGTGGAGTTCGGCAAGAAGCGAACGACAATCGGTTTTGACCTGTCGGAAGCAAAGGTCGAGAATTACAGGCGATTCGTCGACCCCACGGGTGAAGTCTCGACGGACGACCTGAAGGCAGCACGTCACCTGTCAGTCACTACCGATCCGGCAGCACTGGCGCAAGCCGACTATATCGTTGTCGCTGTGCCGACCCCTGTCGACATCGCCCACAATCCTGACTTCGGGCCCCTCATCGGCGCTTCCACCAGCGTTGGCAAACACCTGAAGCGCGGCGCGATCGTTGTCTACGAATCCACCGTTTATCCGGGCGCAACCGAGGAAATCTGTATTCCGATCCTGGAAAAGCAGTCCGGTCTGAAATGGAAAGAGGATTTCCATATCGGCTTTTCGCCGGAGCGCATCAACCCGGGCGACAAGCAGCACACGCTGACCACCATCCTGAAAGTGGTTTCCGGCGACGATGCGCCAACGTTGGAAGCAGTTGCGAAACTGTATGAATCGATCATCACCGCCGGCGTCTATCGTGCCTCGAGCGTGAAGGTGGCCGAGGCAGCGAAAGTCATCGAAAACACCCAGCGCGACCTGAACATCGCCCTGATGAACGAGCTGGCGATCATCTTCGACAAGATCGGCATCGACACGCTCGAAGTACTGCAGGCGGCCGGCACCAAGTGGAACTTCCTGCCGTTCCGCCCTGGCCTGGTCGGCGGGCACTGCATCGGCGTCGATCCCTATTATCTGACCCATAAGGCCGAGATGGTCGGCTATCACCCTCAGGTAATCCTGGCTGGTCGCCGCATCAACGACGGCATGGCCAAATTCGTGGCCGAGAAAACGGTCAAGGAAATGATCGCCACAGGCTGCCACGTGAAGGGCGCCAAGGTCAACGTGCTGGGCCTGACGTTCAAGGAAAACTGCCCCGACCTGCGTAATTCGAAAGTCGCCGACGTGGTCGCCGAACTGCAGTCCTATGGGTTGGACGTGCACGTATACGACCCGGTAGCCGAAGCTGATGAAGCAATGCATGAGTACGGCATCAAGCTGGAAAGCTGGGAGTCGCTGCCCCGTGCCGACGCGGTCGTAGCCGCGGTATCGCACAAGGAATTGCTGGCGCTGTCGTTGACCGACCTGGCATCGAAACTGAACGATGGCGGTTGCTTCATCGACGTGAAGTCACAGTTCCCCTTGTCCGGCCTGCGCGAAGCCGGTTACGCCGTCTGGCGCCTGTAA
- a CDS encoding IS66 family transposase produces the protein MSAPSKFFDLHTASGSQVAEQALHRIAQLYAIGQQAHHLAPAQRLALRQQKAVPALADLHVWLLATRRIAVAGSGTPRPSSMPEALAGAAALR, from the coding sequence CTGTCTGCACCGTCCAAATTTTTCGACCTGCATACTGCCAGTGGCAGTCAGGTGGCAGAGCAAGCCTTGCACCGCATCGCGCAGCTCTACGCCATCGGGCAGCAGGCACATCACCTGGCGCCGGCACAGCGCCTGGCCCTGCGCCAGCAGAAAGCCGTGCCGGCACTGGCTGACCTGCACGTCTGGCTGCTGGCCACGCGGCGCATTGCTGTCGCCGGTAGCGGCACGCCAAGGCCATCGAGCATGCCTGAAGCGCTGGCCGGCGCTGCAGCGCTACGCTGA